In a single window of the Bacillus mycoides genome:
- a CDS encoding ABC transporter permease, which yields MLFKLSMSGLKSKRKDYMVLLVGLIMSISIFYMFQTLALNKTFIEGNSMDGIFSVFQTGSFLLGFITLFYILYANSFILSLRQKEFGMYMVLGAKKHKITLLMFIETIVLGIVSLIVGIILAQGVGHLLMKELEFTGGGYHAFYVPSIVVTFIFFIALFMLSAIMNGMKLVRNSPLQLVHSNSQTERTFTKGKLTNIVALLSIILLVVGYVSMIYMKELKESGFIIATITVTLGTYMLFASFLPIIINRLKANKNRSEKGINVFTFAQLSFSINSLTKVLATVAMLVALGAGAISSGMAFKNNVTNIVESAEYYDVEIKNPTAAEKKILDSITFKEKNEYRYKVDEQFIYQLKEDLERNRPLTRTGKDENSSRFVPVSRELIAGSVLSHSQEKHENNTNVIPEEWENVLRSLQKTYMNPSQKIQIVDQKMYDGIQGKEEIIILGKTDNFITYKEEWKKIDELELAKYKDMKEVHLLSKYMLYEGYYSTYSGTVFMGFFLGIAFLAMLASCLMFKILSGASKDIIRYQMLRKIGVRYELLTKSIYKELFFIFLFPAIVGITHVLVGMNMFSFLIDNPYFRIWLPIIIFLVIYVFYYFITVQLYKKIVLPKEV from the coding sequence ATGTTATTCAAACTTTCCATGTCGGGACTAAAAAGTAAACGAAAAGACTATATGGTCTTATTAGTTGGGCTTATTATGTCTATTTCAATTTTTTATATGTTTCAAACGTTAGCGTTAAATAAAACGTTTATTGAAGGGAATTCTATGGATGGGATTTTTTCCGTCTTTCAAACGGGCTCATTTTTATTAGGATTTATTACATTATTTTATATTTTATACGCCAATTCATTTATATTATCACTTCGGCAAAAAGAATTTGGTATGTATATGGTATTAGGGGCAAAAAAGCATAAAATTACATTGCTCATGTTTATTGAAACAATTGTATTAGGAATAGTATCTCTTATAGTCGGTATAATCTTGGCACAAGGTGTTGGACATTTACTGATGAAGGAGCTGGAATTTACTGGCGGTGGTTATCATGCATTTTATGTACCATCAATCGTTGTTACTTTCATCTTTTTCATTGCATTATTTATGTTGTCCGCAATTATGAATGGTATGAAACTAGTGCGTAATTCGCCATTACAACTCGTTCACTCCAATAGTCAAACAGAGCGTACGTTTACTAAAGGGAAACTAACGAATATAGTAGCACTTTTATCAATTATTTTATTAGTAGTTGGTTATGTTTCGATGATATATATGAAGGAGCTAAAGGAATCAGGATTTATCATTGCTACAATTACAGTAACATTAGGAACTTACATGCTATTTGCATCATTTCTTCCGATTATTATTAACAGACTGAAAGCGAATAAAAATCGTAGTGAAAAAGGAATCAATGTGTTTACGTTTGCTCAGTTAAGTTTTTCTATTAATAGCTTAACGAAAGTATTAGCGACAGTTGCTATGTTAGTGGCTCTTGGTGCAGGTGCAATCTCCAGTGGTATGGCGTTTAAAAATAATGTCACAAATATAGTGGAGAGTGCAGAATACTATGATGTCGAAATTAAAAATCCCACAGCAGCAGAAAAGAAAATACTAGATAGTATTACATTTAAAGAAAAGAATGAATATCGATACAAAGTAGATGAGCAGTTTATTTATCAGTTGAAAGAAGATTTGGAAAGAAATCGTCCGCTAACACGTACTGGAAAGGACGAGAATAGTAGCCGATTCGTTCCTGTTTCGAGGGAACTAATTGCGGGATCCGTTTTAAGTCATAGCCAAGAAAAACATGAGAATAATACCAATGTAATTCCAGAAGAGTGGGAAAATGTTTTACGGTCTCTTCAAAAGACATATATGAATCCTAGTCAAAAGATACAAATTGTAGATCAAAAGATGTATGACGGGATACAAGGTAAAGAAGAAATTATAATACTGGGGAAAACGGACAATTTTATAACGTATAAAGAAGAATGGAAAAAAATCGATGAATTAGAACTAGCTAAATATAAAGATATGAAAGAAGTACATCTTTTGAGTAAATATATGCTGTATGAAGGATATTACAGTACTTACAGTGGAACAGTATTTATGGGTTTTTTCTTAGGCATAGCTTTCTTAGCGATGTTGGCAAGTTGTTTAATGTTTAAAATTCTTTCTGGTGCTTCAAAAGATATTATTCGCTATCAAATGCTTCGTAAAATTGGTGTACGTTATGAGCTATTAACGAAATCAATTTATAAAGAGTTATTTTTCATTTTCTTATTCCCAGCGATCGTAGGTATAACGCACGTATTAGTCGGAATGAACATGTTCTCGTTCTTAATAGATAATCCATATTTCCGTATTTGGCTGCCGATTATTATTTTCTTAGTCATTTATGTGTTTTATTATTTCATTACAGTTCAATTGTATAAAAAAATTGTTCTTCCGAAAGAAGTGTAG
- a CDS encoding cold-inducible protein YdjO-related protein: MYWRKNDKPVEEPEAIAVWECEADDCLGWMRKNFSLEDKPQCPLCKGDMKSGERLLQKL; encoded by the coding sequence ATGTATTGGAGAAAAAATGATAAACCTGTAGAAGAACCAGAAGCAATTGCTGTGTGGGAATGCGAAGCAGACGACTGCCTTGGATGGATGCGTAAAAACTTTTCTTTAGAAGATAAGCCACAATGCCCGTTGTGTAAAGGCGACATGAAAAGCGGCGAACGATTACTACAGAAGTTATAA
- a CDS encoding DUF2199 domain-containing protein produces the protein MKRRRKSGEKIQMNRFTLPLCYGSEAPYYYYEVAPHEREGRFHLTSDLCIMDDEHYFIRGCLELPIIDYHENFIWAVWVSLSKESYDKVLEKWDERGRENSDPHFGWLSVEIPVYPETLNLKTNIHIREVGMAPYVELEPTNHPLAIEQRNGITLERVKEIQEIIQRYN, from the coding sequence ATGAAAAGAAGAAGAAAGTCCGGAGAAAAGATACAAATGAATCGCTTTACACTCCCTTTATGTTATGGAAGTGAAGCACCATATTATTACTACGAGGTAGCACCTCATGAAAGAGAGGGACGCTTCCATTTAACATCAGATCTTTGCATAATGGACGATGAACATTACTTCATTAGAGGGTGTTTAGAACTTCCTATAATTGATTACCACGAAAATTTCATCTGGGCTGTGTGGGTCTCACTTAGTAAAGAAAGTTATGATAAAGTACTAGAAAAGTGGGATGAAAGAGGGCGAGAAAATAGCGATCCTCATTTTGGCTGGTTATCTGTAGAAATACCAGTTTATCCAGAAACACTAAATTTAAAGACAAATATACATATAAGAGAAGTTGGAATGGCGCCGTATGTTGAATTAGAGCCAACCAATCACCCTTTAGCGATAGAACAAAGAAATGGAATTACTTTGGAGAGAGTGAAAGAAATACAAGAAATTATACAACGATATAATTAG